In one Arachis duranensis cultivar V14167 chromosome 9, aradu.V14167.gnm2.J7QH, whole genome shotgun sequence genomic region, the following are encoded:
- the LOC107466584 gene encoding protein SMAX1-LIKE 3-like — protein MRGGICSIQLQALTPEAATVVKQAVSLATRRGHAQVTPLHVASAMLAASAGLLRKACLQCHSHPLQCKALELCFNVALNRLPASTQSPLLAPHHQYSSTPSLSNALVAAFKRAQAHQRRGSIENQQQQQQHILALKIEVEQLIISILDDPSVSRVMREAGFSSTVIKARVEQALSMEVSSQKESKESSIRPHQQQQVLGNGSNNNNVSASSRPFDQLFMKNDDDEVVSVLNELVKRRRNTVIVGESLSNVEGVAKGVMEKFEVGNVPMELRYVQFVSLPLMYFRNISKEEVENKMMEIRSLVRSYVGRGLILYLGDLKWLFDFWSTFCSDESSKNLYCSLEHMVMEIKKLVCENNNGNRVWLLGISSFKTYMKCKISHPSLESIWELHPFTIPVGSLSLTLNFDSDFQGQERSNALFKNLTCCRDCSLNFEKEAQSITNNVSRKVSSVTTTTTLPTWLQNCKKEDKILIIEDEENTIRLKEVCKKWNSFCNSVHNNNKRQISSSIHEKPVLFGSSTPSSPTSVSSSHELLAKSNNTHHHQSQHLINWPIISISTEEKVEPIRECELLYTENGSDENCCYDGNNLIMFMPDHREDNNNDNDNNALHPKPDLLSNPNSSPNSASSSEAVEGLDSTQMFKELNAENLKILSDALDRKVLHLQLPQHNKGKIVHEIASTILQCRSGMMSNKNRLVKREEEKQETWMVFLGLDHSSNQAKESVSKEIAKAVFGSYANFVTISMSNFLTDESKHCNKKKRPRNEFGSSYLQRFGEAVNENPHRVFFMEDLDQVDNFSQKGIKKAIESGSLMLPACESVPLKDAIVIFSCESFFSSSSSSKPSSDECKGKDNKMEEKSSMSLCLDLNIAIEDDASRGGDIIGILELVDKQINFSAQELS, from the exons ATGAGAGGAGGAATATGCAGTATTCAGCTTCAGGCTCTTACGCCTGAAGCTGCAACTGTTGTCAAGCAGGCGGTTAGTCTCGCGACGAGGAGGGGCCACGCACAAGTGACTCCTCTTCACGTCGCGAGCGCCATGCTGGCTGCATCTGCGGGTCTTCTAAGAAAGGCTTGCCTTCAGTGTCACTCGCACCCGCTTCAGTGCAAGGCGTTGGAGCTCTGCTTCAACGTTGCACTGAACCGGTTGCCGGCGTCCACTCAAAGCCCACTATTGGCACCTCATCACCAGTACTCTTCGACGCCGTCCCTGTCCAACGCGCTGGTGGCGGCGTTCAAGCGCGCGCAGGCTCACCAGCGCCGCGGATCCATTGAGAAccaacagcagcaacaacaacacaTCTTGGCTTTGAAGATTGAGGTGGAGCAACTCATAATCTCAATCCTTGATGACCCTAGCGTTAGTAGGGTCATGAGAGAAGCTGGTTTCTCAAGCACAGTTATCAAAGCTAGGGTTGAACAAGCTCTTTCAATGGAGGTTTCTTCACAGAAAGAGTCCAAGGAAAGCAGCATAAGGCCTCATCAGCAACAACAAGTTCTTGGTAATGGAAGCAATAACAACAATGTGTCAGCATCTTCTAGACCTTTTGATCAATTATTCAtgaaaaatgatgatgatgaggtggTTAGTGTGTTGAATGAGTTGGTGAAGAGAAGAAGGAACACAGTGATTGTGGGAGAGAGTTTAAGCAATGTTGAAGGAGTGGCCAAGGGAGTGATGGAGAAATTTGAGGTTGGGAATGTTCCAATGGAGTTAAGGTATGTTCAATTTGTGAGCCTTCCTTTGATGTATTTCAGGAACATTTCGAAAGAAGAGGTTGAAAACAAGATGATGGAGATTAGGAGCCTTGTGAGGAGCTATGTTGGGAGAGGGCTTATTCTCTACTTGGGTGACCTCAAATGGTTGTTTGACTTTTGGTCAACCTTTTGTTCTGATGAATCTTCAAAGAACTTGTATTGTTCTTTGGAGCATATGGTTATGGAGATCAAGAAATTGGTGTGTGAGAATAATAATGGTAATAGGGTTTGGCTTTTGGGGATTTCAAGCTTTAAGACTTACATGAAGTGTAAGATTTCTCATCCTTCTTTGGAATCTATTTGGGAGCTTCATCCTTTCACTATTCCTGTTGGAAGCCTTAGCCTAACTTTAAACTTTGACAG TGATTTTCAAGGTCAAGAGAGAAGCAATGCATTATTCAAGAACCTAACTTGCTGTAGAGATTGTTcactaaattttgaaaaagaagctcaGAGCATAACCAATAACGTGAGCAGAAAAGTTAGCAGTGTTACTACTACTACCACCTTGCCAACATGGCTCCAAAATTGCAAAAAAGAAGACAAGATTCTCATAATAGAAGATGAG GAAAATACAATAAGACTTAAGGAAGTGTGCAAGAAATGGAACTCATTTTGCAATTCAgttcacaacaacaacaagagacagatttcatcatcaattcatgaaaaacCAGTTTTGTTTGGTTCATCAACTCCATCATCTCCAACTTCTGTTTCATCATCACATGAATTATTAGCAAAATCTAACAACActcatcatcaccaaagccaGCACCTAATAAACTGGCCAATCATAAGCATTTCCACTGAGGAAAAAGTAGAACCAATCAGAGAATGTGAGTTACTATACACTGAAAATGGCAGTGATGAAAATTGTTGCTATGATGGCAACAACCTCATCATGTTCATGCCAGATCATAGAGAAGACAATAACAATGACAATGACAATAATGCCCTCCACCCTAAACCAGATCTCTTGTCAAATCCAAACTCAAGTCCAAACTCAGCTTCTTCAAGTGAAGCAGTTGAAGGCTTAGACAGCACTCAGATGTTCAAAGAACTCAATGCTGAGAATCTCAAGATTCTCTCTGATGCATTGGACAGAAAAGTTCTTCATCTTCAACTTCCACAACACAACAAAGGCAAGATTGTTCATGAGATTGCAAGCACCATCCTTCAATGCAGATCAGGAATGATGAGCAACAAAAACAGATTggtgaagagagaagaagagaagcaagAGACTTGGATGGTGTTCTTGGGTTTGGACCATTCTTCAAATCAAGCCAAGGAGAGTGTCTCAAAGGAGATAGCTAAGGCTGTGTTTGGATCTTATGCTAACTTTGTAACAATTTCCATGAGCAATTTCCTCACTGATGAATCCAAGCACTGCAATAAGAAGAAGAGGCCAAGGAATGAGTTTGGAAGCAGTTATCTTCAGAGGTTTGGTGAGGCAGTTAATGAGAATCCTCATAGAGTGTTCTTCATGGAAGATTTGGATCAAGTTGATAACTTTTCCCAAAAGGGTATCAAGAAAGCCATTGAGAGTGGTAGTTTGATGCTTCCTGCTTGTGAATCTGTTCCTCTCAAGGATGCCATTGTCATTTTCAGCTGCGAAAGTTTCTTCagttcttcttcatcatcaaaaCCTTCTTCTGATGAATGCAAAGGCAAA GATAACAAGATGGAGGAGAAAAGTTCCATGAGCCTCTGTTTGGATCTGAATATAGCCATTGAAGATGATGCTTCTAGAGGTGGAGACATTATTGGTATCTTAGAGTTAGTTGATAAGCAAATTAATTTTAGTGCACAAGAATTATCATGA
- the LOC107466593 gene encoding pentatricopeptide repeat-containing protein At4g02750-like has product MKHHLKSIAEHGKRVFNQNQGLIHLGKLGQVEDAVTVFETMPHKNLVTYNSMVSVFAKNGRINDARKLFDKMPHRNLVSWNTMIAGYVHNNMVEEAAHLFDTMPRRDNFSWALMITCYSRYAKKGHFREAEEVFERTPVKDLVSYNSMLAGYTQNGKMHQALQFFERMTNKNAVSWNLMIAGFVNCGDPSSAWQLFEKIPNPSAVSWVTMLCGFARHGKIMEARKLFDSMPDKNVVSWNAMIAAYVQDLQIGEAVKLFKEMPDKDSVSWTTIINGYIRVGKLNEARKIYNQMPCKDTAAQTALLSGLIQNGRIDEAGQMFSRIHVRDAVCWNSMISGYSQSGRMEEAYNLFRHMPIKNAVSWNTMISGYAQAGKMDRAAEIFHSMEARNIVSWNSLIAGFLQNSLYLDAVKSFVIMGQEEQKPDQSTFACALSACANLAALQLGKQLHEYILKSGYVNDIFVSNALIAMYAKCGRVQKAEQVFRDIWRADLISWNSLISGYALNGLANEAFKAFEQMLSEGIAPDEFTFMGMLSTCSHAGLALKGLALFKCMVEEFSIEPLAEHYSCLVDLLGRVGRFEEAFNVMRGMKVKANAGLWGSLLAASRVHKNLELGRVAAKMLLELEPANASNYVTLSNMLAEAGRWKEVERLRVLMREKQATKLPGCSWIEIQNQIQSFISDDPSKSRAENIPFILNSLTEHIRDKCISDMNQSLEFYDWRYQSVSLPRG; this is encoded by the exons ATGAAACACCATCTCAAATCAATAGCTGAACATGGAAAACGTGTCTTCAACCAGAACCAGGGACTCATTCATCTTGGCAAACTTGGCCAAGTTGAAGACGCTGTCACTGTCTTCGAAACCATGCCCCACAAGAACCTTGTAACTTACAATTCCATGGTTTCGGTTTTTGCTAAAAATGGTAGGATCAATGATGCCCGCAaactgtttgataaaatgccccATAGAAACCTGGTTTCTTGGAACACCATGATTGCTGGGTATGTTCACAACAACATGGTTGAAGAAGCCGCTCACTTGTTTGACACAATGCCTCGCAGAGATAACTTCTCATGGGCTTTGATGATAACTTGCTATTCGC GTTATGCGAAGAAGGGTCACTTCCGCGAGGCCGAGGAAGTGTTTGAGCGGACACCGGTAAAGGATTTGGTTTCTTACAACTCGATGTTAGCCGGGTATACCCAGAATGGTAAAATGCATCAAGCATTGCAGTTTTTTGAGAGGATGACCAACAAGAACGCAGTTTCATGGAACTTGATGATTGCTGGGTTTGTTAACTGTGGTGATCCTAGTTCTGCTTGGCAGTTGTTTGAAAAGATTCCAAATCCTAGTGCTGTTTCTTGGGTTACGATGTTGTGTGGATTTGCAAGACACGGTAAGATTATGGAGGCTAggaagctttttgatagtatgCCTGATAAAAACGTGGTCTCGTGGAATGCAATGATTGCAGCCTATGTCCAAGACTTGCAAATTGGTGAAGCTGTAAAGCTGTTCAAGGAAATGCCAGATAAAGATTCTGTGTCATGGACTACAATAATTAATGGGTACATTAGAGTTGGTAAGCTTAACGAGGCAAGGAAAATTTATAATCAGATGCCTTGCAAGGACACGGCAGCACAAACTGCTTTGTTGTCCGGATTAATACAGAATGGAAGAATAGATGAGGCTGGTCAAATGTTCAGTCGAATTCATGTTCGCGATGCTGTTTGTTGGAACAGCATGATTTCAGGCTATTCACAGAGTGGAAGAATGGAAGAAGCTTACAACCTATTTAGACATATGCCCATCAAGAATGCAGTTTCGTGGAATACTATGATTTCCGGGTACGCTCAGGCAGGGAAGATGGATCGAGCAGCAGAGATCTTTCATTCCATGGAAGCAAGGAATATAGTTTCTTGGAATTCTCTTATTGCAGGTTTTCTACAAAATAGCTTATACTTGGACGCTGTTAAGAGTTTTGTTATCATGGGACAGGAAGAACAGAAACCAGATCAATCAACTTTTGCATGTGCCTTAAGCGCGTGTGCGAATCTTGCAGCCTTGCAATTAGGCAAGCAGCTCCATGAATACATTCTGAAGAGTGGTTATGTAAATGATATCTTTGTTAGTAATGCCTTGATTGCCATGTATGCAAAATGTGGAAGGGTACAGAAGGCAGAACAGGTGTTCAGAGATATCTGGCGCGCAGACCTTATCTCTTGGAACTCCCTCATTTCGGGTTATGCTTTGAATGGATTAGCAAATGAGGCGTTTAAGGCCTTCGAGCAGATGTTATCAGAGGGGATTGCTCCAGATGAGTTTACCTTCATGGGTATGTTATCAACATGCAGTCATGCCGGTTTAGCTCTGAAGGGTTTGGCTTTGTTTAAATGCATGGTTGAAGAATTTAGCATTGAACCCTTGGCTGAACATTACAGCTGCCTAGTTGATTTGCTTGGCCGTGTTGGTAGGTTTGAGGAAGCCTTCAATGTAATGAGGGGTATGAAGGTGAAAGCAAATGCTGGACTATGGGGTTCGCTGCTTGCGGCTTCTCGAGTACATAAAAACCTTGAACTCGGTAGAGTAGCAGCCAAGATGCTTTTGGAACTCGAACCTGCTAATGCCTCCAACTATGTTACTTTGTCAAACATGCTTGCAGAGGCAGGAAGATGGAAAGAGGTTGAGAGGCTAAGGGTGCTCATGAGGGAGAAACAAGCTACGAAACTTCCCGGATGCAGCTGGATTGAAATACAAAATCAAATACAATCTTTCATCTCCGACGATCCCTCAAAGTCGAGAGCTGAAAATATTCCGTTTATATTGAATAGTTTAACTGAACACATTAGGGACAAATGTATATCTGATATGAATCAATCATTGGAATTTTATGATTGGAGATACCAAAGTGTTAGCCTGCCAAGAGGTTAA